The following nucleotide sequence is from Candidatus Zixiibacteriota bacterium.
CTGGTGCAGGAGGACGACAGAACGAACCTGACCCCGGCGGATCTGCGCGTTGTCACGCGCCGTTCGCCGACCGCGGAGCAAATCACGTCGCTGCTGTTTGCCCGCAAGGTCGTCAAGCACGCGCGCTCGAATGCCATCGCGATCGCATCGGGTTGTGTGGCGGTCGGCATCGGCGCGGGGCAGACATCACGGGTCGATGCCGTGCACCAGGCGGTGGCCAAGGCGAACAATCGCACCCAGGGTGCTGTGCTGGCATCCGATGCATTCTTTCCCATGGCCGATGGCGTCGAAGCGGCGGCGGCCGCGGGGATTGCGGCCATCATCCAGCCGGGCGGCTCCCGGCGCGACGCCGAAGTCATTGCCGCCTGTGACAACGCGAATATCGCCATGGTGTTCAGCGGGCTGCGGAACTTCCGGCATTAATCAGTGTTGCGAACGTGATGACAGACCATATCAATGATGCACCGCCCTGGGAGTCGCTGGGGGGCAAGCAGATCCTGCTGGGCATCGGCGGCGGCATCGCCGCCTACAAGTCCGCGTACCTCTGCCGACGGCTGATCGAAGCCGGCGCCCAGGTGCAGGTGGTCATGACCGAGGCGGGATCGAAGTTCATCACCCCGCTGACGATGGAGAGTCTCTCCGGGCGCGAGGTCATCACCGAGATGTTTCCGACGGGACAATTCGTCGGCACACGCCACATCGACATCAGCGCCTGGGCCGAGTTGGTCATTGTCGCGCCCGCCACAGCGAATCTGATCGGGCGTTACGCCGCCGGTTTGGCCAATGACATGCTCACGACGCTGCTGATCGCCACGCGCGCGCCCGTGCTCCTCGCGCCGGCAATGAATACCGACATGTATCTGCATCCGGCCGTGCAGGACAATCTGGAAACTTTGCGGCGCCGCGCCGTTTTGTTCGTCGAGCCCGGAGTCGGTGAGATGGCCTGCGGCACCGTGGGTGTGGGACGCATGGCCGAGCCCGAAGAGATCGTGGCCGCCGCCGCCGCCGTCCTCGCCGCGCGCGACAAGCGCGACCTGGTCGGGCACCATGTCATCGCCACCGCCGGACCGACGCAGGAACCGATCGATCCGGTGCGCGTCCTGACCAACCGGTCATCGGGCAAGATGGGATACGCGAT
It contains:
- the coaBC gene encoding bifunctional phosphopantothenoylcysteine decarboxylase/phosphopantothenate--cysteine ligase CoaBC; its protein translation is MTDHINDAPPWESLGGKQILLGIGGGIAAYKSAYLCRRLIEAGAQVQVVMTEAGSKFITPLTMESLSGREVITEMFPTGQFVGTRHIDISAWAELVIVAPATANLIGRYAAGLANDMLTTLLIATRAPVLLAPAMNTDMYLHPAVQDNLETLRRRAVLFVEPGVGEMACGTVGVGRMAEPEEIVAAAAAVLAARDKRDLVGHHVIATAGPTQEPIDPVRVLTNRSSGKMGYAIAEAARMRGATVDLISGPTALPHPSGVELLRVNTSEEMYDAVVERAPRATIIIGVAAVSDWRVDEVADSKLRKEDGTPSLRLVPTRDIMASLGASKRHDQILVGFGLETDPRRLESIDKLRQKGLDLLIANNPTRPGSEFGGDTNEAVLIDATGTITRPGLLSKRALADVVLDRIAEMIEHKRTGARTRT